The proteins below are encoded in one region of Pseudomonas entomophila L48:
- a CDS encoding helix-turn-helix domain-containing protein, which produces MSEPREALEDLARLVRDLRKHRGFTLDDLATRMNRSVGFLSQVERGLSRPTVADLTAISEALQVPTTYFYQAVPPREIDWVTRPGERRTLYYAAGVTDVLVSPTLTGRFAMLESHLAPGASSGEGHLDDSSEQGGFVLEGELTLWLHGHDEAVTLHPNDSFQLPPHSQFRYANLTSLVTRVLWVFR; this is translated from the coding sequence ATGTCTGAGCCACGTGAAGCACTTGAAGACCTGGCGCGCCTGGTCCGCGACTTGCGCAAGCACCGGGGCTTCACACTGGATGATCTGGCCACACGGATGAACCGCTCCGTGGGCTTTCTCTCCCAGGTGGAGCGCGGCCTGTCACGCCCCACCGTGGCTGATCTCACCGCCATCAGCGAAGCGTTGCAGGTACCCACCACCTATTTCTACCAGGCGGTGCCACCGCGGGAGATCGATTGGGTCACCCGCCCCGGCGAACGGCGCACCCTGTACTACGCCGCTGGGGTTACCGACGTACTGGTCTCGCCGACGCTCACCGGCCGCTTCGCCATGCTCGAAAGCCACTTGGCACCGGGCGCCAGCAGTGGCGAGGGGCACTTGGACGACAGCTCGGAACAGGGTGGTTTTGTCCTCGAAGGCGAGCTGACCCTATGGCTGCACGGCCATGACGAGGCCGTGACCTTGCACCCCAACGACAGCTTCCAGCTGCCGCCGCACAGCCAGTTTCGCTACGCCAACCTGACGTCCCTGGTGACGCGTGTCCTTTGGGTATTCCGTTGA